In Streptomyces sp. NBC_00448, the following are encoded in one genomic region:
- a CDS encoding flavin reductase family protein encodes MTTARTPVQRPGPTTAAQPDPAVFRQVLGFFCTGVTVITAADRGRPAPVGRPAVEPVGFTCQSFGSLSLDPPLVVFSASRDSTSWSRIRSSGAFCVNVLGRDQEALCRAFAVSGADKFAGVEWSPGPATGSPRIAGSVAWVECVIEAVHPGGDHSIVVGGVRALDIADSPVEPLLFYRSAFRGMAPSGPGVTPAPP; translated from the coding sequence GTGACGACAGCGCGCACCCCCGTGCAGCGCCCCGGGCCGACGACCGCGGCGCAGCCGGACCCCGCCGTGTTCCGGCAGGTCCTGGGCTTCTTCTGCACCGGCGTCACCGTCATCACCGCCGCTGACCGGGGCCGGCCGGCCCCGGTCGGTCGGCCGGCCGTCGAACCGGTCGGGTTCACCTGCCAGTCCTTCGGATCGCTCTCCCTGGACCCGCCCCTGGTGGTCTTCTCCGCCTCGCGCGACTCCACCTCCTGGTCGCGTATCCGCTCCTCCGGCGCCTTCTGCGTCAACGTCCTCGGCAGGGACCAGGAGGCGCTGTGCCGGGCCTTCGCCGTGAGCGGCGCCGACAAGTTCGCCGGCGTCGAGTGGAGCCCGGGCCCGGCCACCGGCTCGCCCCGGATCGCCGGGTCGGTGGCCTGGGTGGAGTGCGTCATCGAGGCCGTCCACCCGGGCGGCGACCACAGCATCGTGGTGGGCGGGGTACGGGCCCTGGACATCGCCGACTCGCCCGTGGAACCCCTGCTCTTCTACCGCTCCGCCTTCCGCGGTATGGCCCCTAGCGGACCAGGGGTCACCCCGGCACCCCCCTGA
- a CDS encoding LLM class flavin-dependent oxidoreductase, whose amino-acid sequence MRFGLSYHHQLPRPWAEDSEERLLKESLEQIELADRIGIDCVWATEHHFLEEYSHGSAPEVFLAAAAARTKNIRLGHGIVSLPPAVNPPARVAERLATLDLISGGRVEFGSGQGSSQLELGAFNVDRATKREQWREALGVIVRLLTETPFTGHKGQWIDMPPRNLVPKPKQKPHPPLWVACSVRETIETAARNGLGALSFSFASPEQAKERADAYYAIINSEECVPAGLSVNPNFAVVMPLMCHHDEETAVDRGLEGAHFFAYTLMHYFVFGQHHPGTTDIWQTFQQTKEAMGFTRDPAPIDPSAEPDPMAQQMIDQLTALRRGIGTPDQITAMLTEYEAAGVDQVVFQVQLGKTKHEHVMESLQLFADEVLPRFVEGREEREAAKRERLSVPVKEALARVEPASVDVSDYVIGNELSTS is encoded by the coding sequence ATGCGATTCGGTCTCAGCTATCACCACCAACTCCCCAGGCCCTGGGCCGAGGACAGCGAGGAACGGCTGCTCAAGGAGTCCCTGGAACAGATCGAACTGGCCGACCGGATCGGTATCGACTGCGTCTGGGCGACCGAGCACCACTTCCTGGAGGAGTACTCGCACGGCTCGGCCCCCGAGGTGTTCCTCGCCGCCGCCGCGGCGCGGACGAAGAACATCCGGCTCGGCCACGGCATCGTCTCGCTGCCCCCGGCGGTGAACCCGCCGGCCCGCGTCGCGGAGCGGCTGGCCACCTTGGACCTGATCTCCGGCGGCCGGGTCGAGTTCGGCTCGGGGCAGGGCAGTTCGCAGCTGGAGCTCGGCGCGTTCAACGTCGACCGGGCGACCAAGCGCGAGCAGTGGCGCGAGGCGCTGGGCGTCATCGTCAGGCTGCTCACCGAGACGCCGTTCACCGGCCACAAGGGCCAGTGGATCGACATGCCGCCGCGCAACCTGGTGCCCAAGCCCAAGCAGAAGCCGCACCCGCCGCTGTGGGTGGCCTGCAGCGTCCGCGAGACCATCGAGACGGCCGCCCGCAACGGGCTCGGCGCGCTGTCGTTCTCCTTCGCCTCCCCCGAGCAGGCCAAGGAACGCGCGGACGCCTACTACGCCATCATCAACTCCGAGGAGTGCGTGCCGGCCGGACTGAGCGTCAACCCCAACTTCGCCGTCGTCATGCCGCTGATGTGCCACCACGACGAGGAGACGGCCGTCGACCGGGGCCTGGAAGGCGCCCACTTCTTCGCCTACACGCTGATGCACTACTTCGTCTTCGGCCAGCACCACCCCGGCACCACCGACATCTGGCAGACGTTCCAGCAGACGAAGGAGGCGATGGGCTTCACCCGCGACCCGGCGCCGATCGACCCCTCCGCCGAGCCGGACCCGATGGCCCAGCAGATGATCGACCAGCTCACCGCGCTGCGCCGGGGGATCGGCACCCCGGACCAGATCACCGCCATGCTCACCGAGTACGAGGCGGCCGGCGTGGACCAGGTCGTCTTCCAGGTGCAGCTCGGCAAGACCAAGCACGAGCACGTCATGGAGTCGCTGCAGCTCTTCGCCGACGAGGTGCTGCCGCGGTTCGTCGAGGGCCGCGAGGAGCGCGAGGCGGCCAAGCGCGAGCGGCTGTCCGTCCCGGTCAAGGAGGCCCTCGCCCGGGTCGAGCCGGCCTCCGTCGACGTCTCCGACTACGTCATCGGAAACGAGCTGTCCACGTCCTGA
- a CDS encoding thioesterase II family protein, with translation MPVTPVDSGTWIRRFHPAPEPAPRLVCFPHAGGSASYFFPVSRALAPRVEVLAVQYPGRQDRRTDPLIDDVGRLADRITAALDPWDDRPLTLFGHSLGATVAFEVARRLQDAGHPADGLIASGRRAPSRFRDERVHRGTDAQVLDEISRLSGTDARVLADRELLASLLPAVRSDYKAAETYRYRPGPALDCPLLVLTGADDPHVTADEAEAWREHTTGPYEVRVYPGGHFFLTTHATAVTELIAARITRSERDNAP, from the coding sequence ATGCCCGTGACCCCGGTCGACAGCGGCACCTGGATCCGCCGGTTCCACCCGGCGCCGGAGCCGGCACCGCGCCTGGTGTGCTTCCCGCACGCGGGCGGATCGGCGTCGTACTTCTTCCCGGTCTCGCGGGCGCTCGCGCCCCGCGTCGAGGTGCTGGCCGTGCAGTACCCGGGCCGGCAGGACCGCCGTACCGACCCGCTCATCGACGACGTCGGGCGGCTCGCCGACCGGATCACGGCCGCCCTGGACCCGTGGGACGACCGGCCGTTGACGCTCTTCGGCCACAGCCTGGGCGCCACCGTGGCGTTCGAGGTGGCCCGGCGGCTCCAGGACGCCGGACACCCCGCCGACGGCCTGATCGCCTCCGGCCGGCGCGCCCCGTCCCGGTTCCGCGACGAGCGGGTGCACCGCGGCACCGACGCGCAGGTGCTCGACGAGATCAGCCGGCTGAGCGGCACCGACGCCAGGGTGCTGGCCGACCGGGAGCTGCTCGCGTCGCTGCTGCCCGCGGTCCGCAGCGACTACAAGGCCGCGGAGACCTACCGGTACCGGCCCGGCCCCGCGCTGGACTGCCCGCTGCTCGTCCTCACCGGCGCGGACGACCCACACGTCACCGCCGACGAGGCCGAGGCATGGCGGGAGCACACCACCGGCCCGTACGAGGTGCGGGTGTACCCCGGCGGCCACTTCTTCCTGACCACCCACGCGACCGCGGTGACGGAACTGATAGCCGCGCGCATCACGCGATCCGAGAGGGACAACGCCCCATGA
- a CDS encoding cytochrome P450: MTDVEPEVDPAAEPLLFPLPRKDPLAMPPEYAGLVGGGCPVRGVMRQGGRKVWALSEHEHVQQVLSDATLSSNGKHPAYPIVFPIPEEFIDIVELPLVAMDPPGHTVQRRLLIPEFTAKRIQSLRPRIQQLVDERITAMLEKGGPVDLVQELAVPLPCGLFCELLGVPGADADFFRRFAEATTNRNATPEEAGALHLEMDAYLERVVTEKTKNPGDDLLSRVIRKNAEETDEAKRLKHSSLVTVAKMLVYGGFDTTANMISLGTVVLLQHPEQLAEIRENPELTGNAVEELLRFLSIEDAATVRVATRDLEFGGVVIREGEGMVALNGAANWDEKVFPDPGAFDIHRETRGHLAFGYGMHQCLGANLARVELEIVFTSLLTRIPGLRLAEPVEQLPFKHDAHIYGIYEVPVTW; the protein is encoded by the coding sequence ATGACCGACGTCGAACCCGAGGTGGACCCGGCGGCCGAGCCGCTGCTCTTCCCGCTGCCCCGCAAGGACCCGCTGGCCATGCCGCCCGAGTACGCCGGCTTGGTCGGCGGCGGCTGCCCCGTACGGGGGGTGATGCGCCAGGGCGGCCGCAAGGTGTGGGCGCTGTCCGAGCACGAGCACGTGCAGCAGGTGCTCAGCGACGCCACGCTCAGCTCCAACGGCAAGCACCCGGCGTACCCGATCGTCTTCCCCATCCCGGAGGAGTTCATCGACATCGTCGAACTCCCGCTGGTGGCGATGGACCCGCCCGGGCACACCGTGCAGCGCCGGCTGCTGATCCCCGAGTTCACCGCGAAGCGGATACAGTCGCTGCGCCCGCGCATCCAGCAGCTGGTCGACGAGCGGATCACCGCGATGCTGGAGAAGGGCGGCCCGGTCGACCTGGTCCAGGAGCTGGCGGTCCCGCTGCCGTGCGGGCTGTTCTGCGAACTGCTCGGCGTGCCCGGCGCCGACGCCGACTTCTTCCGCCGGTTCGCCGAGGCCACCACCAACCGCAACGCCACCCCCGAAGAGGCCGGCGCCCTGCACCTGGAGATGGACGCCTACCTGGAGCGCGTGGTCACCGAGAAGACCAAGAACCCCGGCGACGACCTGCTCAGCCGGGTGATCCGGAAGAACGCCGAGGAGACCGACGAGGCCAAGCGCCTGAAGCACAGCAGCCTCGTCACCGTGGCGAAGATGCTGGTCTACGGCGGCTTCGACACCACCGCCAACATGATCTCGCTCGGCACGGTCGTGCTCCTCCAGCACCCCGAGCAGCTCGCCGAGATCCGCGAGAACCCGGAGCTGACCGGGAACGCCGTCGAGGAACTGCTGCGCTTCCTCAGCATCGAGGACGCGGCCACCGTCCGGGTGGCCACCAGGGACCTGGAGTTCGGCGGCGTCGTCATCCGCGAGGGCGAGGGCATGGTCGCCCTCAACGGCGCCGCCAACTGGGACGAGAAGGTCTTCCCCGACCCGGGCGCCTTCGACATCCACCGCGAGACCAGGGGCCACCTCGCCTTCGGCTACGGCATGCACCAGTGCCTGGGCGCCAACCTCGCCCGGGTCGAGCTGGAGATCGTCTTCACCTCGCTGCTCACCCGCATCCCCGGCCTGCGGCTGGCCGAGCCCGTCGAGCAGTTGCCCTTCAAGCACGACGCGCACATCTACGGCATCTACGAAGTGCCGGTCACCTGGTGA
- a CDS encoding ferredoxin, with product MRVHVDHERCVGSGSCVFSDPSVFSQDDEDGRVVLLIDPHVDPDRRQSVRDAAFRCPVGAITVAE from the coding sequence ATGCGCGTGCACGTCGACCACGAACGCTGTGTCGGCTCCGGGTCCTGTGTCTTCAGCGATCCGTCCGTCTTCAGCCAGGACGACGAGGACGGCCGTGTCGTCCTTCTGATCGATCCGCACGTGGACCCCGATCGCCGGCAGTCCGTCCGGGACGCGGCCTTCCGCTGCCCGGTGGGCGCCATCACCGTCGCCGAGTGA
- a CDS encoding polysaccharide pyruvyl transferase family protein encodes MTARTRHYLVTPAGVGNYGDELIAKMWLRHLAKVAPDAEVVIDCAGPDVVARRLQGIHPRVRFVATLWRLCAFMCMDKNVEESVAFVERSVADPASVPDLTEGIEELRRADTIHIVGGGFINSHFARLLSMLAAAPAAAAHSGALTAFTGQGLWPLAPGTEDLARRLISRFGIADVRDSVTYDFLKGIDAAVQSPDDMFLNISPDLFRADADAPEVMVSLQTKFSEVDTSDLVDYVAGMVKAWGVDRVGLIESSPDFDKEVMELAEQRMPVARRYTMDELLESGLPAGPGQTWIATRFHPHLFAAARGASGVAVSIAPDYLGVKHRSLLECGSRWTLVEKLEGVPERPTQGGFTPVELEGLRVAKAKIADRIYPAS; translated from the coding sequence GTGACTGCACGCACCCGGCACTACCTCGTCACTCCCGCCGGAGTCGGGAACTACGGCGACGAGCTGATCGCCAAGATGTGGCTGCGCCACCTCGCCAAGGTCGCCCCCGACGCGGAGGTCGTCATCGACTGCGCCGGCCCCGACGTGGTCGCCCGACGGCTGCAGGGCATCCACCCGAGGGTCCGCTTCGTGGCCACCCTGTGGCGGCTGTGCGCCTTCATGTGCATGGACAAGAACGTCGAGGAGTCCGTCGCCTTCGTCGAGCGCTCCGTCGCCGACCCCGCCTCGGTCCCCGACCTGACCGAGGGCATCGAGGAACTGCGGCGGGCCGACACCATCCACATCGTCGGCGGCGGCTTCATCAACAGCCACTTCGCCCGGCTGCTGAGCATGCTCGCCGCCGCGCCCGCGGCCGCCGCCCACTCCGGGGCGCTCACCGCCTTCACCGGCCAGGGCCTGTGGCCGCTGGCCCCGGGCACCGAGGACCTGGCCCGGCGGCTCATCTCCCGGTTCGGCATCGCGGACGTGCGCGACTCGGTGACCTACGACTTCCTCAAGGGCATCGACGCCGCCGTGCAGAGCCCGGACGACATGTTCCTGAACATCTCGCCGGACCTGTTCCGCGCCGACGCTGACGCCCCCGAGGTGATGGTCAGCCTGCAGACGAAGTTCTCCGAGGTCGACACCTCCGACCTGGTCGACTACGTGGCCGGCATGGTCAAGGCGTGGGGAGTCGACCGGGTCGGGCTGATCGAGTCCTCGCCCGACTTCGACAAGGAGGTGATGGAACTCGCCGAGCAGCGGATGCCGGTGGCCCGCCGCTACACGATGGACGAGCTGCTGGAGTCCGGCCTGCCGGCCGGCCCCGGGCAGACCTGGATCGCCACCCGCTTCCACCCGCACCTGTTCGCCGCGGCGCGGGGCGCCTCGGGTGTGGCGGTCAGCATCGCGCCGGACTACCTGGGGGTCAAGCACCGCTCCCTGCTGGAGTGCGGCTCGCGCTGGACGCTGGTGGAGAAGCTGGAGGGAGTGCCGGAGCGGCCCACGCAGGGCGGGTTCACCCCGGTCGAGCTGGAGGGCCTGCGCGTGGCCAAGGCGAAGATCGCGGACAGGATCTACCCGGCTTCCTGA
- a CDS encoding MFS transporter has protein sequence MTEPRSRAGGREWTALVVLLLPLLLVSMDVSVLFFAVPYITRQLQPSSAQQLWIFDIYGFVLAGMLITMGSLGDRIGQRRLLLTGAVAFSAASFMAAYASSAGMLIAARGILGIAGATLTPTTAGLIRNMFNDEKQRQTAIAIWAGGLATGVSFGPVISGLLLAHFWWGSVFLINIPFMVLLLVAAPLLVPEARPRKTGGMDFVSSVLSLLAILPIIYGAKEMATSGVNTLRVASLVVGLVFGVLFVLRQRRPDPMIDLNLLRSRAVKGPILTKFIANLTMSGTAILTAQYLQLVHGLSPLAAGLWSLVPSIGVGVTTPVSTILLKRGVDRSHLISGAFVLGVAAFGVMTQVQSDSQLWVVLLASTLLAGGMVVVMTLGTELLIGAAPRERAGTASAILATGTQFGGAMGMAVLGTITTAVYRRHITGRLPASVDADKVHAARQTLGGATVVAQSVPGRAGAAVLAAARDSFTAGIHVAAVTAAVLMALSALLSALFLRRVRPQEAEQAGAAPKAREKSRGAAPAGAPAAMEEDRGPSQAPRPSHG, from the coding sequence ATGACAGAACCCCGCTCGCGAGCCGGGGGCCGGGAGTGGACCGCGCTCGTCGTGCTCCTGCTGCCGCTCCTGCTGGTCTCCATGGACGTCTCGGTGCTGTTCTTCGCAGTGCCCTACATCACCCGCCAACTCCAGCCGAGCAGCGCCCAGCAGCTGTGGATCTTCGACATCTACGGCTTCGTGCTGGCCGGCATGCTGATCACGATGGGCTCCCTCGGGGACCGGATCGGTCAGCGGCGGCTGCTGCTGACCGGCGCGGTGGCGTTCAGCGCGGCGTCGTTCATGGCCGCCTACGCCTCCAGCGCCGGCATGCTGATCGCGGCCCGCGGCATCCTCGGCATCGCCGGCGCCACGCTGACGCCGACCACGGCCGGGCTGATCCGCAACATGTTCAACGACGAGAAGCAGCGGCAGACGGCCATCGCCATCTGGGCCGGCGGCCTGGCCACCGGCGTCTCGTTCGGGCCGGTGATCAGCGGCCTGCTGCTCGCGCACTTCTGGTGGGGCTCGGTCTTCCTGATCAACATCCCGTTCATGGTGCTGCTCCTGGTCGCGGCGCCGCTCCTGGTCCCGGAGGCGCGGCCGCGGAAGACCGGCGGGATGGACTTCGTCAGCTCCGTCCTGTCCCTGCTGGCCATCCTGCCGATCATCTACGGCGCCAAGGAGATGGCCACTTCGGGAGTGAACACGCTGCGGGTGGCCAGCCTCGTGGTCGGTCTGGTCTTCGGCGTGCTGTTCGTGCTGCGGCAGCGCCGGCCCGACCCGATGATCGACCTCAACCTGCTCCGCAGCCGAGCGGTCAAGGGCCCGATCCTCACCAAGTTCATCGCCAACCTGACCATGTCCGGCACGGCGATCCTCACCGCCCAGTACCTCCAACTGGTGCACGGCCTCAGCCCGCTGGCGGCCGGCCTGTGGAGCCTGGTGCCGTCGATCGGGGTGGGCGTCACCACGCCGGTGAGCACCATCCTCCTCAAGCGCGGGGTCGATCGCAGCCACCTGATCAGCGGCGCGTTCGTGCTCGGGGTCGCCGCCTTCGGGGTGATGACCCAGGTGCAGAGCGACTCGCAGCTGTGGGTCGTGCTGCTCGCCTCCACGCTGCTGGCCGGTGGCATGGTCGTGGTGATGACGCTCGGCACCGAACTGCTGATCGGCGCCGCCCCGCGCGAACGCGCCGGCACCGCCTCGGCGATCCTGGCCACCGGCACCCAGTTCGGCGGCGCGATGGGCATGGCCGTCCTGGGCACCATCACCACCGCCGTCTACCGGCGCCACATCACCGGCAGGCTGCCCGCCTCCGTGGACGCCGACAAGGTGCACGCCGCCCGGCAGACGCTCGGCGGGGCGACCGTCGTCGCCCAGTCCGTCCCCGGCCGGGCCGGCGCCGCCGTGCTGGCTGCCGCCCGGGACTCCTTCACCGCGGGCATCCACGTCGCGGCCGTCACCGCCGCCGTCCTGATGGCCCTGTCCGCGCTGCTGTCCGCGCTCTTCCTGCGGCGGGTCCGGCCCCAGGAGGCGGAACAGGCCGGCGCCGCGCCGAAGGCGCGCGAGAAGTCCCGCGGCGCCGCTCCGGCGGGCGCGCCCGCTGCCATGGAGGAGGACCGGGGCCCGTCGCAGGCGCCCCGTCCGTCGCACGGCTGA
- a CDS encoding SRPBCC family protein, protein MWNCEYGVEVGVTGAEVWARYTDLDTWPEWYGSLSSIRLDGPFAAGSEGVIEQSMESGNRTAPVAFTLTDVTDGSGFTLLTRIGEQVEMRSVCAIAPAGDGVRITHRAELDGPGSEQMGAQIGAQLEEALRTGVDRLAKVLTS, encoded by the coding sequence ATGTGGAACTGTGAGTACGGGGTCGAGGTCGGCGTCACCGGTGCGGAGGTCTGGGCCCGGTACACCGATCTCGACACATGGCCGGAGTGGTACGGCTCGCTGAGCTCGATCCGCCTCGACGGGCCGTTCGCGGCGGGCTCGGAAGGGGTGATCGAGCAGTCCATGGAGTCCGGCAACCGGACGGCCCCGGTGGCGTTCACCCTCACCGACGTCACCGACGGCAGCGGCTTCACGCTGCTGACCCGGATCGGCGAGCAGGTCGAGATGCGGTCGGTGTGCGCGATCGCGCCGGCCGGCGACGGCGTACGGATCACCCACCGGGCGGAGCTGGACGGGCCCGGCAGCGAGCAGATGGGCGCCCAGATCGGCGCGCAACTGGAAGAGGCGCTCCGCACGGGTGTCGACCGCCTGGCCAAGGTCCTGACGTCCTGA
- a CDS encoding DUF993 family protein, with protein sequence MKRPWWSSRDWEPKVIKLPEADGTLTSYEPNASPRVFTPDDSPFAKRSPLATAHVLGDPLAANEPFGPPMGPPPPQPIDWEASMAYRRHLWAHGYTLAEALDTAHRGMGLDWPTSVELIRHSAAEARAVGGRMAVAITTDQLDPFSPASVKDVRLAYEQQLEVVESAGATAIIMCSPQLAAATQDPADYAELYGALLRQCSKPAILHWITSVWDPRHTGYWGQMDVDSAYGALLAIVRDNIDKVDGVKVALLPAEQQVQMRRLLPEGVRFYTSDTDRYPELFAGDEQGFSDGLTPVFDPIAPLAAEALRALDRGDTAHGRQLLDSTVPLCAHLFEGPGRSTFFFKTGLVFLGWLGGHSAHTRMVWGEQSARSVPHLATAYRLADGLGLFADPALAEQRMKTYLATYGIAQ encoded by the coding sequence ATGAAGCGCCCGTGGTGGTCGAGCAGAGACTGGGAGCCGAAAGTGATCAAACTTCCCGAGGCCGACGGAACATTGACGTCGTACGAGCCGAACGCCTCGCCGCGCGTCTTCACGCCCGACGACTCGCCGTTCGCCAAGCGGAGCCCACTGGCCACCGCGCACGTGCTGGGCGACCCGCTCGCGGCCAACGAGCCGTTCGGGCCGCCGATGGGCCCGCCGCCGCCCCAGCCGATCGACTGGGAGGCGTCCATGGCCTACCGGCGCCACCTGTGGGCGCACGGCTACACCCTCGCCGAGGCGCTCGACACCGCGCACCGCGGCATGGGCCTGGACTGGCCCACGTCGGTGGAGCTGATCCGCCACTCCGCCGCCGAAGCCCGCGCGGTGGGCGGCCGGATGGCCGTCGCGATCACCACCGACCAGCTCGACCCGTTCTCGCCGGCCAGCGTCAAGGACGTCCGGCTCGCGTACGAGCAGCAGCTGGAGGTCGTGGAGAGCGCCGGCGCCACCGCGATCATCATGTGCAGCCCGCAGCTGGCGGCCGCCACCCAGGACCCCGCCGACTACGCCGAGTTGTACGGCGCGCTGCTGCGGCAGTGCTCGAAGCCGGCGATCCTGCACTGGATCACCTCCGTGTGGGACCCGCGCCACACCGGCTACTGGGGCCAGATGGACGTGGACAGCGCCTACGGTGCGCTGCTGGCGATCGTCCGCGACAACATCGACAAGGTCGACGGTGTGAAGGTGGCGCTGCTGCCGGCGGAGCAGCAGGTGCAGATGCGCCGGCTGCTGCCGGAGGGCGTGCGCTTCTACACCAGCGACACCGACCGCTACCCGGAGCTGTTCGCCGGCGACGAGCAGGGCTTCAGCGACGGCCTGACCCCGGTCTTCGACCCGATCGCGCCGCTGGCGGCCGAGGCCCTGCGCGCCCTGGACCGCGGTGACACCGCGCACGGCCGCCAGCTGCTGGACTCCACCGTGCCGTTGTGCGCCCACCTCTTCGAGGGCCCGGGCCGCAGCACGTTCTTCTTCAAGACCGGCCTGGTCTTCCTCGGCTGGCTGGGCGGTCACAGCGCGCACACCCGCATGGTGTGGGGCGAGCAGTCGGCGCGCTCCGTGCCCCACCTGGCCACCGCCTACCGGCTCGCCGACGGCCTGGGCCTGTTCGCCGACCCGGCGCTGGCCGAGCAGCGCATGAAGACCTACCTCGCCACCTACGGGATAGCGCAGTGA
- a CDS encoding FAD-dependent monooxygenase, which produces MTTAVVLGGGLAGLFAATVLADHADEVVVVESDVLPTTPAPRNGLPQGRHNHILMRGGAEAFDELLPGTTELLMAAGAKRRGLPGGTLTRGPRDWFQRHRTDAYLLLCGRDTLDHVVRGQVLGAARLTLRQGVKAVALTGDAQRVTGVRIKPLESGQDAREETIAADLVVDATGRRSDGPRWLAELGVAAPREDLVDAGFAYASRWYQAPEGTEDFPGVMIQVQPGTGEPGRGIAILPNDNGRWIVTRFGSRGGEPPTDEKEFVSDCGDWEDPLVSRLLSRAKPLSDIRSYRRMPNWRRHYEKLPLPEGYFVIGDAASALNPTYGTGMSVAARSALALRAELRRTGLGPGLGRRVQRGVAKANAFAWQNAVSNDLFFPGVTSTVPVRGAAFQTWMAARVAHVAARDRTVSDIAFTVGTFCAPPSRMFSRAFMWPVIRGPRRPPLTAQQAIEQFPEFGDLLAPEPVTDPR; this is translated from the coding sequence GTGACGACCGCTGTCGTTCTCGGCGGTGGCCTGGCGGGCCTGTTCGCCGCGACCGTCCTCGCCGACCACGCCGACGAGGTCGTGGTGGTCGAGAGCGATGTCCTGCCCACGACGCCGGCCCCCCGCAACGGCCTGCCGCAGGGCCGGCACAACCACATCCTGATGCGGGGCGGCGCCGAGGCGTTCGACGAACTGCTGCCGGGCACCACCGAGTTGCTGATGGCGGCCGGCGCCAAGCGGCGCGGCCTGCCCGGCGGCACGCTGACCCGCGGTCCGCGCGACTGGTTCCAGCGGCACCGTACGGACGCCTACCTGCTGCTGTGCGGCCGCGACACGCTCGACCACGTGGTGCGCGGCCAGGTGCTGGGCGCCGCCCGCCTGACGCTGCGGCAGGGCGTCAAGGCCGTGGCGCTGACCGGGGACGCCCAGCGCGTCACCGGCGTGCGGATCAAGCCGCTCGAATCGGGCCAGGACGCGCGGGAGGAGACGATCGCCGCGGACCTGGTCGTCGACGCCACCGGCCGCCGCTCCGACGGCCCGCGCTGGCTGGCGGAGCTCGGCGTGGCGGCGCCCCGGGAGGACTTGGTCGACGCCGGGTTCGCCTACGCCAGCCGCTGGTACCAGGCGCCCGAGGGGACGGAGGACTTCCCCGGCGTGATGATCCAGGTGCAGCCCGGCACGGGCGAGCCGGGCCGCGGGATCGCGATCCTGCCGAACGACAACGGGCGCTGGATCGTCACCAGGTTCGGCAGCCGCGGTGGCGAACCCCCCACCGACGAGAAGGAGTTCGTCTCCGACTGCGGTGACTGGGAGGACCCGCTGGTGTCGCGGCTGCTGTCCCGGGCCAAGCCGCTCAGCGACATCCGCTCCTACCGGCGGATGCCCAACTGGCGGCGCCACTACGAGAAGCTGCCCCTGCCCGAGGGGTACTTCGTGATCGGCGACGCCGCCTCGGCGCTCAACCCGACCTACGGCACCGGCATGTCGGTGGCCGCCCGCTCCGCCCTGGCGCTCCGCGCGGAGCTGCGGCGCACCGGACTCGGGCCGGGCCTGGGCCGCCGGGTGCAGCGGGGCGTCGCCAAGGCGAACGCGTTCGCCTGGCAGAACGCGGTCAGCAACGACCTGTTCTTCCCCGGCGTCACCTCCACCGTGCCGGTGCGCGGCGCCGCCTTCCAGACCTGGATGGCGGCTCGGGTGGCACACGTGGCGGCCCGCGACCGGACGGTGTCCGACATCGCCTTCACCGTGGGCACGTTCTGCGCGCCACCCAGCCGGATGTTCTCCCGCGCCTTCATGTGGCCGGTGATCCGCGGGCCGCGCCGTCCGCCGCTCACCGCACAGCAGGCGATCGAGCAGTTCCCGGAGTTCGGTGACCTGCTCGCACCGGAACCCGTCACCGACCCCCGGTAG